Proteins from a single region of Esox lucius isolate fEsoLuc1 chromosome 13, fEsoLuc1.pri, whole genome shotgun sequence:
- the add2 gene encoding beta-adducin isoform X2: protein MTTSPTHKDMPVLRSPSDGAPSDGVLEALVSPQHSTPGSSGPQHKKRLSSLLQSPSFREELDVLIQEQMKKGGSSSNLWALRQLADYMASHGSAAALTASPSNTGMMMVTPINDLHGLEPSGMVKGERLMRCKLASVHRLLDLYGWAQLSHTCLTLRVSKEQEHFLVLPDGLAYGEVTASSLVKVNILGEVVERGSTTLGIDLDSFSLHSAIYSTRPDVRCLLHLHTPATAAVSAMKYGLLPLSHEALLVGEVAYYNYNGLMEDEEDRVALQKSLGPTCKVLVLRNHGVVALGDSVEEAFYTIYHIQAACQIQVSALCSAGGEQNLIMLDRSVHKPNAAGTVGWAGSTFGPLTKSRLGEHEFEALMRTLDNLGYRTGYAYRFPVLLERSRTRREVEVPATVHSFQFEEEGVHPLPRQHPYAQRQQQEKTRWLNTPNSYLRVNQDQASPGHQRTTWLKTEEMQQGSGAIKIENSNQFVPLFTNPQEVLETRNKIRQQNRQDTKTAGPQSQVLASVITGDSPPVQKKLHVAVKKSVLSVNHNNKVKSPDPAELGKLEPETPNPFNQLTDKELEEYRKEVQRKAEGQTDGEEVENEKPPTNNPLLCNALTSDEADSTAVQNGKEEEEKQTTEELEKGMKALSTNDTSTPPTSTPAAPPAKQPGNTPDGSPSKSPSKKKKKFKAPSFLKKSKKKEQKEQKEKAET from the exons TCTTTCCGTGAAGAACTAGATGTTCTGATCCAGGAACAGATGAAGAAGGGAGGCAGCAGCTCCAATCTCTGGGCTCTGAGGCAGCTGGCTGACTACATGGCATCCCATGGCTCCGCAGCAGCACTGACCGCCTCCCCCTCCAATACAG GCATGATGATGGTGACACCCATCAATGACCTGCATGGTTTAGAGCCCAGCGGCAtggtgaagggagagagactgatgcGCTGTAAACTGGCCAGCGTGCACCGCCTGCTGGATCTCTATGGCTGGGCCCAGCTCAGCCACACCTGCCTCACC cTACGTGTCAGTAAGGAGCAGGAGCACTTCCTGGTTTTGCCTGATGGCTTGGCCTATGGGGAGGTCACTGCTTCTAGCCTG GTAAAGGTGAACATCCTGGGGGAGGTGGTGGAAAGAGGGAGCACCACGCTTGGGATTGACCTCGATTCCTTCAGCCTCCACTCAGCTATCTACTCCACCCGACCCGACGTACGCTGTCTGCTGCATCTCCACACCCCTGCTACAGCCGCC GTGTCAGCCATGAAGTATGGCCTCCTGCCACTGTCCCATGAGGCTCTGCTGGTTGGTGAGGTAGCTTATTACAACTATAATGGTCTGatggaggacgaggaggacagAGTGGCGCTGCAGAAGAGCCTTGGGCCCACCTGCAAG GTGCTGGTGCTTCGGAACCATGGCGTTGTGGCCCTGGGGGACTCCGTTGAGGAGGCTTTCTACACCATCTATCACATCCAGGCTGCCTGTCAGATACAG GTGTCAGCATTGTGCAGCGCCGGAGGGGAGCAGAACCTGATCATGCTCGATCGCTCCGTCCACAAACCCAATGCTGCCGGGACTGTGGGCTGGGCCGGATCCACCTTTGGCCCCCTGACCAAGAGTCGGCTTGGAGAGCATGAATTTgaggctctcatgaggaccctGGACAACCTG GGTTACCGTACAGGCTACGCCTACCGCTTCCCGGTGCTGCTGGAGCGCTCCAGGACTCGGAGAGAGGTGGAGGTCCCAGCCACAGTCCACTCCTTTCAGTTTGAGGAGGAGGGGGTGCACCCGTTACCCCGCCAGCACCCCTATGCCCAGCGACAGCAGCAGGAGAAGACCCGCTGGCTCAACACCCCCAACTCCTACCTGAGGGTGAACCAGGACCAAGCCAGCCCTGGACACCAGCGCACCACA TGGTTGAAGACCGAGGAAATGCAACAAGGCAGTGGGGCCATCAAAATTGAGAACTCAAACCAGTTTGTACCTCTGTTTACCAACCCTCAAGAGGTGCTGGAAACACGAAACAAG ATTCGTCAGCAGAATcgacaggatacaaagacagcAGGACCCCAGTCCCAAGTACTAGCCAGTGTTATAACGGGAGATAGTCCACCG GTCCAGAAAAAACTGCATGTTGCTGTAAAAAAGAGTGTGCTCTCAGTCAACCATAACAACAAAGTAAAG TCTCCAGACCCAGCAGAACTTGGAAAACTTGAGCCAGAGACCCCCAACCCATTTAATCAGCTGACCGATAAAGAGCTGGAAGAGTACCGCAAAGAGGTGCAGAGGAAAGCAGAAGGTCAGACAGATG gggaggaggtggagaacgAGAAGCCCCCCACCAACAACCCTCTCCTCTGCAATGCCCTGACCTCAG ATGAGGCAGACTCCACGGCAGTTCAGAACGggaaagaagaagaggagaaacaGACCACAGAGGAGCTGGAGAAAGGGATGAAGGCTTTGTCAACCAACGACACTTCTACTCCCCCTACCAGCACTCCTGCTGCTCCGCCAGCTAAACAGCCTGGGAACACCCCAGATGGGTCCCCCTCCAAGTCCCCCTccaagaagaaaaagaagtTCAAGGCCCCCTCATTCCTCAAGAAGAGCAAGAAGAAAGAGCAGAAAGAGCAGAAAGAGAAAGCAGAAACTTGA
- the add2 gene encoding beta-adducin isoform X6, giving the protein MTTSPTHKDMPVLRSPSDGAPSDGVLEALVSPQHSTPGSSGPQHKKRLSSLLQSPSFREELDVLIQEQMKKGGSSSNLWALRQLADYMASHGSAAALTASPSNTGMMMVTPINDLHGLEPSGMVKGERLMRCKLASVHRLLDLYGWAQLSHTCLTLRVSKEQEHFLVLPDGLAYGEVTASSLVKVNILGEVVERGSTTLGIDLDSFSLHSAIYSTRPDVRCLLHLHTPATAAVSAMKYGLLPLSHEALLVGEVAYYNYNGLMEDEEDRVALQKSLGPTCKVLVLRNHGVVALGDSVEEAFYTIYHIQAACQIQVSALCSAGGEQNLIMLDRSVHKPNAAGTVGWAGSTFGPLTKSRLGEHEFEALMRTLDNLGYRTGYAYRFPVLLERSRTRREVEVPATVHSFQFEEEGVHPLPRQHPYAQRQQQEKTRWLNTPNSYLRVNQDQASPGHQRTTWLKTEEMQQGSGAIKIENSNQFVPLFTNPQEVLETRNKIRQQNRQDTKTAGPQSQVLASVITGDSPPVQKKLHVAVKKSVLSVNHNNKVKSPDPAELGKLEPETPNPFNQLTDKELEEYRKEVQRKAEGQTDGEEVENEKPPTNNPLLCNALTSGHLSGTEILSQ; this is encoded by the exons TCTTTCCGTGAAGAACTAGATGTTCTGATCCAGGAACAGATGAAGAAGGGAGGCAGCAGCTCCAATCTCTGGGCTCTGAGGCAGCTGGCTGACTACATGGCATCCCATGGCTCCGCAGCAGCACTGACCGCCTCCCCCTCCAATACAG GCATGATGATGGTGACACCCATCAATGACCTGCATGGTTTAGAGCCCAGCGGCAtggtgaagggagagagactgatgcGCTGTAAACTGGCCAGCGTGCACCGCCTGCTGGATCTCTATGGCTGGGCCCAGCTCAGCCACACCTGCCTCACC cTACGTGTCAGTAAGGAGCAGGAGCACTTCCTGGTTTTGCCTGATGGCTTGGCCTATGGGGAGGTCACTGCTTCTAGCCTG GTAAAGGTGAACATCCTGGGGGAGGTGGTGGAAAGAGGGAGCACCACGCTTGGGATTGACCTCGATTCCTTCAGCCTCCACTCAGCTATCTACTCCACCCGACCCGACGTACGCTGTCTGCTGCATCTCCACACCCCTGCTACAGCCGCC GTGTCAGCCATGAAGTATGGCCTCCTGCCACTGTCCCATGAGGCTCTGCTGGTTGGTGAGGTAGCTTATTACAACTATAATGGTCTGatggaggacgaggaggacagAGTGGCGCTGCAGAAGAGCCTTGGGCCCACCTGCAAG GTGCTGGTGCTTCGGAACCATGGCGTTGTGGCCCTGGGGGACTCCGTTGAGGAGGCTTTCTACACCATCTATCACATCCAGGCTGCCTGTCAGATACAG GTGTCAGCATTGTGCAGCGCCGGAGGGGAGCAGAACCTGATCATGCTCGATCGCTCCGTCCACAAACCCAATGCTGCCGGGACTGTGGGCTGGGCCGGATCCACCTTTGGCCCCCTGACCAAGAGTCGGCTTGGAGAGCATGAATTTgaggctctcatgaggaccctGGACAACCTG GGTTACCGTACAGGCTACGCCTACCGCTTCCCGGTGCTGCTGGAGCGCTCCAGGACTCGGAGAGAGGTGGAGGTCCCAGCCACAGTCCACTCCTTTCAGTTTGAGGAGGAGGGGGTGCACCCGTTACCCCGCCAGCACCCCTATGCCCAGCGACAGCAGCAGGAGAAGACCCGCTGGCTCAACACCCCCAACTCCTACCTGAGGGTGAACCAGGACCAAGCCAGCCCTGGACACCAGCGCACCACA TGGTTGAAGACCGAGGAAATGCAACAAGGCAGTGGGGCCATCAAAATTGAGAACTCAAACCAGTTTGTACCTCTGTTTACCAACCCTCAAGAGGTGCTGGAAACACGAAACAAG ATTCGTCAGCAGAATcgacaggatacaaagacagcAGGACCCCAGTCCCAAGTACTAGCCAGTGTTATAACGGGAGATAGTCCACCG GTCCAGAAAAAACTGCATGTTGCTGTAAAAAAGAGTGTGCTCTCAGTCAACCATAACAACAAAGTAAAG TCTCCAGACCCAGCAGAACTTGGAAAACTTGAGCCAGAGACCCCCAACCCATTTAATCAGCTGACCGATAAAGAGCTGGAAGAGTACCGCAAAGAGGTGCAGAGGAAAGCAGAAGGTCAGACAGATG gggaggaggtggagaacgAGAAGCCCCCCACCAACAACCCTCTCCTCTGCAATGCCCTGACCTCAG GGCACCTCTCTGGTACTGAGATCTTGTCTCAATA A
- the add2 gene encoding beta-adducin isoform X3, which yields MTTSPTHKDMPVLRSPSDGAPSDGVLEALVSPQHSTPGSSGPQHKKRLSSLLQSPSFREELDVLIQEQMKKGGSSSNLWALRQLADYMASHGSAAALTASPSNTGMMMVTPINDLHGLEPSGMVKGERLMRCKLASVHRLLDLYGWAQLSHTCLTLRVSKEQEHFLVLPDGLAYGEVTASSLVKVNILGEVVERGSTTLGIDLDSFSLHSAIYSTRPDVRCLLHLHTPATAAVSAMKYGLLPLSHEALLVGEVAYYNYNGLMEDEEDRVALQKSLGPTCKVLVLRNHGVVALGDSVEEAFYTIYHIQAACQIQVSALCSAGGEQNLIMLDRSVHKPNAAGTVGWAGSTFGPLTKSRLGEHEFEALMRTLDNLGYRTGYAYRFPVLLERSRTRREVEVPATVHSFQFEEEGVHPLPRQHPYAQRQQQEKTRWLNTPNSYLRVNQDQASPGHQRTTWLKTEEMQQGSGAIKIENSNQFVPLFTNPQEVLETRNKIRQQNRQDTKTAGPQSQVLASVITGDSPPSPDPAELGKLEPETPNPFNQLTDKELEEYRKEVQRKAEGQTDVGEEVENEKPPTNNPLLCNALTSDEADSTAVQNGKEEEEKQTTEELEKGMKALSTNDTSTPPTSTPAAPPAKQPGNTPDGSPSKSPSKKKKKFKAPSFLKKSKKKEQKEQKEKAET from the exons TCTTTCCGTGAAGAACTAGATGTTCTGATCCAGGAACAGATGAAGAAGGGAGGCAGCAGCTCCAATCTCTGGGCTCTGAGGCAGCTGGCTGACTACATGGCATCCCATGGCTCCGCAGCAGCACTGACCGCCTCCCCCTCCAATACAG GCATGATGATGGTGACACCCATCAATGACCTGCATGGTTTAGAGCCCAGCGGCAtggtgaagggagagagactgatgcGCTGTAAACTGGCCAGCGTGCACCGCCTGCTGGATCTCTATGGCTGGGCCCAGCTCAGCCACACCTGCCTCACC cTACGTGTCAGTAAGGAGCAGGAGCACTTCCTGGTTTTGCCTGATGGCTTGGCCTATGGGGAGGTCACTGCTTCTAGCCTG GTAAAGGTGAACATCCTGGGGGAGGTGGTGGAAAGAGGGAGCACCACGCTTGGGATTGACCTCGATTCCTTCAGCCTCCACTCAGCTATCTACTCCACCCGACCCGACGTACGCTGTCTGCTGCATCTCCACACCCCTGCTACAGCCGCC GTGTCAGCCATGAAGTATGGCCTCCTGCCACTGTCCCATGAGGCTCTGCTGGTTGGTGAGGTAGCTTATTACAACTATAATGGTCTGatggaggacgaggaggacagAGTGGCGCTGCAGAAGAGCCTTGGGCCCACCTGCAAG GTGCTGGTGCTTCGGAACCATGGCGTTGTGGCCCTGGGGGACTCCGTTGAGGAGGCTTTCTACACCATCTATCACATCCAGGCTGCCTGTCAGATACAG GTGTCAGCATTGTGCAGCGCCGGAGGGGAGCAGAACCTGATCATGCTCGATCGCTCCGTCCACAAACCCAATGCTGCCGGGACTGTGGGCTGGGCCGGATCCACCTTTGGCCCCCTGACCAAGAGTCGGCTTGGAGAGCATGAATTTgaggctctcatgaggaccctGGACAACCTG GGTTACCGTACAGGCTACGCCTACCGCTTCCCGGTGCTGCTGGAGCGCTCCAGGACTCGGAGAGAGGTGGAGGTCCCAGCCACAGTCCACTCCTTTCAGTTTGAGGAGGAGGGGGTGCACCCGTTACCCCGCCAGCACCCCTATGCCCAGCGACAGCAGCAGGAGAAGACCCGCTGGCTCAACACCCCCAACTCCTACCTGAGGGTGAACCAGGACCAAGCCAGCCCTGGACACCAGCGCACCACA TGGTTGAAGACCGAGGAAATGCAACAAGGCAGTGGGGCCATCAAAATTGAGAACTCAAACCAGTTTGTACCTCTGTTTACCAACCCTCAAGAGGTGCTGGAAACACGAAACAAG ATTCGTCAGCAGAATcgacaggatacaaagacagcAGGACCCCAGTCCCAAGTACTAGCCAGTGTTATAACGGGAGATAGTCCACCG TCTCCAGACCCAGCAGAACTTGGAAAACTTGAGCCAGAGACCCCCAACCCATTTAATCAGCTGACCGATAAAGAGCTGGAAGAGTACCGCAAAGAGGTGCAGAGGAAAGCAGAAGGTCAGACAGATG taggggaggaggtggagaacgAGAAGCCCCCCACCAACAACCCTCTCCTCTGCAATGCCCTGACCTCAG ATGAGGCAGACTCCACGGCAGTTCAGAACGggaaagaagaagaggagaaacaGACCACAGAGGAGCTGGAGAAAGGGATGAAGGCTTTGTCAACCAACGACACTTCTACTCCCCCTACCAGCACTCCTGCTGCTCCGCCAGCTAAACAGCCTGGGAACACCCCAGATGGGTCCCCCTCCAAGTCCCCCTccaagaagaaaaagaagtTCAAGGCCCCCTCATTCCTCAAGAAGAGCAAGAAGAAAGAGCAGAAAGAGCAGAAAGAGAAAGCAGAAACTTGA
- the add2 gene encoding beta-adducin isoform X4, which translates to MTTSPTHKDMPVLRSPSDGAPSDGVLEALVSPQHSTPGSSGPQHKKRLSSLLQSPSFREELDVLIQEQMKKGGSSSNLWALRQLADYMASHGSAAALTASPSNTGMMMVTPINDLHGLEPSGMVKGERLMRCKLASVHRLLDLYGWAQLSHTCLTLRVSKEQEHFLVLPDGLAYGEVTASSLVKVNILGEVVERGSTTLGIDLDSFSLHSAIYSTRPDVRCLLHLHTPATAAVSAMKYGLLPLSHEALLVGEVAYYNYNGLMEDEEDRVALQKSLGPTCKVLVLRNHGVVALGDSVEEAFYTIYHIQAACQIQVSALCSAGGEQNLIMLDRSVHKPNAAGTVGWAGSTFGPLTKSRLGEHEFEALMRTLDNLGYRTGYAYRFPVLLERSRTRREVEVPATVHSFQFEEEGVHPLPRQHPYAQRQQQEKTRWLNTPNSYLRVNQDQASPGHQRTTWLKTEEMQQGSGAIKIENSNQFVPLFTNPQEVLETRNKIRQQNRQDTKTAGPQSQVLASVITGDSPPSPDPAELGKLEPETPNPFNQLTDKELEEYRKEVQRKAEGQTDGEEVENEKPPTNNPLLCNALTSDEADSTAVQNGKEEEEKQTTEELEKGMKALSTNDTSTPPTSTPAAPPAKQPGNTPDGSPSKSPSKKKKKFKAPSFLKKSKKKEQKEQKEKAET; encoded by the exons TCTTTCCGTGAAGAACTAGATGTTCTGATCCAGGAACAGATGAAGAAGGGAGGCAGCAGCTCCAATCTCTGGGCTCTGAGGCAGCTGGCTGACTACATGGCATCCCATGGCTCCGCAGCAGCACTGACCGCCTCCCCCTCCAATACAG GCATGATGATGGTGACACCCATCAATGACCTGCATGGTTTAGAGCCCAGCGGCAtggtgaagggagagagactgatgcGCTGTAAACTGGCCAGCGTGCACCGCCTGCTGGATCTCTATGGCTGGGCCCAGCTCAGCCACACCTGCCTCACC cTACGTGTCAGTAAGGAGCAGGAGCACTTCCTGGTTTTGCCTGATGGCTTGGCCTATGGGGAGGTCACTGCTTCTAGCCTG GTAAAGGTGAACATCCTGGGGGAGGTGGTGGAAAGAGGGAGCACCACGCTTGGGATTGACCTCGATTCCTTCAGCCTCCACTCAGCTATCTACTCCACCCGACCCGACGTACGCTGTCTGCTGCATCTCCACACCCCTGCTACAGCCGCC GTGTCAGCCATGAAGTATGGCCTCCTGCCACTGTCCCATGAGGCTCTGCTGGTTGGTGAGGTAGCTTATTACAACTATAATGGTCTGatggaggacgaggaggacagAGTGGCGCTGCAGAAGAGCCTTGGGCCCACCTGCAAG GTGCTGGTGCTTCGGAACCATGGCGTTGTGGCCCTGGGGGACTCCGTTGAGGAGGCTTTCTACACCATCTATCACATCCAGGCTGCCTGTCAGATACAG GTGTCAGCATTGTGCAGCGCCGGAGGGGAGCAGAACCTGATCATGCTCGATCGCTCCGTCCACAAACCCAATGCTGCCGGGACTGTGGGCTGGGCCGGATCCACCTTTGGCCCCCTGACCAAGAGTCGGCTTGGAGAGCATGAATTTgaggctctcatgaggaccctGGACAACCTG GGTTACCGTACAGGCTACGCCTACCGCTTCCCGGTGCTGCTGGAGCGCTCCAGGACTCGGAGAGAGGTGGAGGTCCCAGCCACAGTCCACTCCTTTCAGTTTGAGGAGGAGGGGGTGCACCCGTTACCCCGCCAGCACCCCTATGCCCAGCGACAGCAGCAGGAGAAGACCCGCTGGCTCAACACCCCCAACTCCTACCTGAGGGTGAACCAGGACCAAGCCAGCCCTGGACACCAGCGCACCACA TGGTTGAAGACCGAGGAAATGCAACAAGGCAGTGGGGCCATCAAAATTGAGAACTCAAACCAGTTTGTACCTCTGTTTACCAACCCTCAAGAGGTGCTGGAAACACGAAACAAG ATTCGTCAGCAGAATcgacaggatacaaagacagcAGGACCCCAGTCCCAAGTACTAGCCAGTGTTATAACGGGAGATAGTCCACCG TCTCCAGACCCAGCAGAACTTGGAAAACTTGAGCCAGAGACCCCCAACCCATTTAATCAGCTGACCGATAAAGAGCTGGAAGAGTACCGCAAAGAGGTGCAGAGGAAAGCAGAAGGTCAGACAGATG gggaggaggtggagaacgAGAAGCCCCCCACCAACAACCCTCTCCTCTGCAATGCCCTGACCTCAG ATGAGGCAGACTCCACGGCAGTTCAGAACGggaaagaagaagaggagaaacaGACCACAGAGGAGCTGGAGAAAGGGATGAAGGCTTTGTCAACCAACGACACTTCTACTCCCCCTACCAGCACTCCTGCTGCTCCGCCAGCTAAACAGCCTGGGAACACCCCAGATGGGTCCCCCTCCAAGTCCCCCTccaagaagaaaaagaagtTCAAGGCCCCCTCATTCCTCAAGAAGAGCAAGAAGAAAGAGCAGAAAGAGCAGAAAGAGAAAGCAGAAACTTGA
- the add2 gene encoding beta-adducin isoform X1, whose protein sequence is MTTSPTHKDMPVLRSPSDGAPSDGVLEALVSPQHSTPGSSGPQHKKRLSSLLQSPSFREELDVLIQEQMKKGGSSSNLWALRQLADYMASHGSAAALTASPSNTGMMMVTPINDLHGLEPSGMVKGERLMRCKLASVHRLLDLYGWAQLSHTCLTLRVSKEQEHFLVLPDGLAYGEVTASSLVKVNILGEVVERGSTTLGIDLDSFSLHSAIYSTRPDVRCLLHLHTPATAAVSAMKYGLLPLSHEALLVGEVAYYNYNGLMEDEEDRVALQKSLGPTCKVLVLRNHGVVALGDSVEEAFYTIYHIQAACQIQVSALCSAGGEQNLIMLDRSVHKPNAAGTVGWAGSTFGPLTKSRLGEHEFEALMRTLDNLGYRTGYAYRFPVLLERSRTRREVEVPATVHSFQFEEEGVHPLPRQHPYAQRQQQEKTRWLNTPNSYLRVNQDQASPGHQRTTWLKTEEMQQGSGAIKIENSNQFVPLFTNPQEVLETRNKIRQQNRQDTKTAGPQSQVLASVITGDSPPVQKKLHVAVKKSVLSVNHNNKVKSPDPAELGKLEPETPNPFNQLTDKELEEYRKEVQRKAEGQTDVGEEVENEKPPTNNPLLCNALTSDEADSTAVQNGKEEEEKQTTEELEKGMKALSTNDTSTPPTSTPAAPPAKQPGNTPDGSPSKSPSKKKKKFKAPSFLKKSKKKEQKEQKEKAET, encoded by the exons TCTTTCCGTGAAGAACTAGATGTTCTGATCCAGGAACAGATGAAGAAGGGAGGCAGCAGCTCCAATCTCTGGGCTCTGAGGCAGCTGGCTGACTACATGGCATCCCATGGCTCCGCAGCAGCACTGACCGCCTCCCCCTCCAATACAG GCATGATGATGGTGACACCCATCAATGACCTGCATGGTTTAGAGCCCAGCGGCAtggtgaagggagagagactgatgcGCTGTAAACTGGCCAGCGTGCACCGCCTGCTGGATCTCTATGGCTGGGCCCAGCTCAGCCACACCTGCCTCACC cTACGTGTCAGTAAGGAGCAGGAGCACTTCCTGGTTTTGCCTGATGGCTTGGCCTATGGGGAGGTCACTGCTTCTAGCCTG GTAAAGGTGAACATCCTGGGGGAGGTGGTGGAAAGAGGGAGCACCACGCTTGGGATTGACCTCGATTCCTTCAGCCTCCACTCAGCTATCTACTCCACCCGACCCGACGTACGCTGTCTGCTGCATCTCCACACCCCTGCTACAGCCGCC GTGTCAGCCATGAAGTATGGCCTCCTGCCACTGTCCCATGAGGCTCTGCTGGTTGGTGAGGTAGCTTATTACAACTATAATGGTCTGatggaggacgaggaggacagAGTGGCGCTGCAGAAGAGCCTTGGGCCCACCTGCAAG GTGCTGGTGCTTCGGAACCATGGCGTTGTGGCCCTGGGGGACTCCGTTGAGGAGGCTTTCTACACCATCTATCACATCCAGGCTGCCTGTCAGATACAG GTGTCAGCATTGTGCAGCGCCGGAGGGGAGCAGAACCTGATCATGCTCGATCGCTCCGTCCACAAACCCAATGCTGCCGGGACTGTGGGCTGGGCCGGATCCACCTTTGGCCCCCTGACCAAGAGTCGGCTTGGAGAGCATGAATTTgaggctctcatgaggaccctGGACAACCTG GGTTACCGTACAGGCTACGCCTACCGCTTCCCGGTGCTGCTGGAGCGCTCCAGGACTCGGAGAGAGGTGGAGGTCCCAGCCACAGTCCACTCCTTTCAGTTTGAGGAGGAGGGGGTGCACCCGTTACCCCGCCAGCACCCCTATGCCCAGCGACAGCAGCAGGAGAAGACCCGCTGGCTCAACACCCCCAACTCCTACCTGAGGGTGAACCAGGACCAAGCCAGCCCTGGACACCAGCGCACCACA TGGTTGAAGACCGAGGAAATGCAACAAGGCAGTGGGGCCATCAAAATTGAGAACTCAAACCAGTTTGTACCTCTGTTTACCAACCCTCAAGAGGTGCTGGAAACACGAAACAAG ATTCGTCAGCAGAATcgacaggatacaaagacagcAGGACCCCAGTCCCAAGTACTAGCCAGTGTTATAACGGGAGATAGTCCACCG GTCCAGAAAAAACTGCATGTTGCTGTAAAAAAGAGTGTGCTCTCAGTCAACCATAACAACAAAGTAAAG TCTCCAGACCCAGCAGAACTTGGAAAACTTGAGCCAGAGACCCCCAACCCATTTAATCAGCTGACCGATAAAGAGCTGGAAGAGTACCGCAAAGAGGTGCAGAGGAAAGCAGAAGGTCAGACAGATG taggggaggaggtggagaacgAGAAGCCCCCCACCAACAACCCTCTCCTCTGCAATGCCCTGACCTCAG ATGAGGCAGACTCCACGGCAGTTCAGAACGggaaagaagaagaggagaaacaGACCACAGAGGAGCTGGAGAAAGGGATGAAGGCTTTGTCAACCAACGACACTTCTACTCCCCCTACCAGCACTCCTGCTGCTCCGCCAGCTAAACAGCCTGGGAACACCCCAGATGGGTCCCCCTCCAAGTCCCCCTccaagaagaaaaagaagtTCAAGGCCCCCTCATTCCTCAAGAAGAGCAAGAAGAAAGAGCAGAAAGAGCAGAAAGAGAAAGCAGAAACTTGA